gaaataataaatctggaagggggcaaacacttttgcacaccactgtatataattcctgtctttgtttgcttttccctccagttttgattgtttgccccgccctaattagttgcacctgtgtcttgttggaGTTTAGGGAGGTGTCCTCCAGCATTGAGAGACTTGATTCATCTATTAAAGGACATTCAACGCAGACTTTTTGTTAATTCATTAATGGAGAGAACAATTTTGTCTAGTCATTGGCCACCTCAAGCAAAGCCTACAGCCTTCATTCCAGTCTGCAAGCAACCAACATGCTAGCTGCCAGCCTGCATCCCTGCATATTAGCCCTCCATCAGTCAGGCTCGGGTACGTTAGCCTGCAACCTGCCTGTCCTGAGCCGGTCCCAGCTCCGAACGTGGTTACTTGCCTGGCTTTTGGGGGTCCTCGCAGCTATCAGCTTGGTTCCCAGCCTGCTATCCGCCCGGCTAACCCCCAACCTGCTGCTCATCTGCCTGCACATCGGCCTGCTAGTTCCCAGTTGATATAGCTGCAGGCCTACCTCCTGTGTGCTAGCCTCCAGTCTGCGCCTCAGCCTGCTAACCAGCTTGCACCTCAGCCCGTTTCTGTCTTGGATGCAACTTCTGGAAAACCCCCAGAAGGAAGCGTGATTCCCACCAACGTCATGCCTGACCGCTGCTCGTCCTCAGGGGACATTCCGCCAGACCCCCGGTGGCCTTCGGTCTTCGCTGCGGGCATCCTGTCATACCTCCAGATGGTTTCCGTGTTCGTCGCCGGTCTTTAGTCCGCCCTCCGGAGGGGTTTCACCTTTGTTGCGGACCTCATAAGTTGCTCTGCACGTCTCGTCGTGTTTCACTAAATCACTAAATGGTTGATCTGCACCTGCTCTACCtacctgcatttgggtcctttccctgctaccctgcttgacataCTACAACAACCTAAGCTTTCAACGGCATCTCATGGTGTTCGTCAGTAAATGGAGTTGGCTCaggtgtcatcatgtgacctacAGGTACATCACATCTCCCCCCATATACAACCACCTGTTATCATGGGACTGAGGGTCTGTACCTCACATGACGACACCGTCTCCATAACTACGAAGCAAACGCCATTAACTTAtaaagaccatgagatgtggttgaaagctctggaaaagctATAAGTGGACATTGACTTAAGATTATATTGTCAgaccatttaaaaatgtgtgatcTTGGCACGTCCCAGTGGTAGTAACAGAAATAACAGCAACAGTTTGAAACTACAAATTCTCTGTAGAGAAAATAAACTCAGAGAATCAAAGTCAGGAAGGTTTAAAGTAACAAACATTTCCATCCTGAAACTGAACAAGTGAAATTCAAACTCCAGTTTATAAAGCAGTGTTTTAGTTCAGACATCAAGCATCAGCTGCTTCACCATCATTGCTCAGGTgtaaaagatgtgtgtgtacctgcagtgtgtttCCTTTGAACAGATCGGACAGTATCTGGATcagcaggaaacaaacagagatCAATCAGTTTATTGGAAATGGAAATCAGAGAGCATTTCTCATTGAGCTGTGTGACATACGTGTCCTGAGGACGTCACTGATTGGACAGGAGTCCAACCAGTCACAGGCTGTTGGTTCAGTACAGACCTGCTGACTGGATCAGACACAGACTGGTTACAGTTCATATCAGGTGAGTCGGACAGCTTTCATACCTGTTTGATTCCTGCAGAGCAACACCATTccgaccaggaccaggaccaggaccagagAACCCGCAACTGCTGCAACTATTAGGAAgcgagaggagagaggaggaggaggaggagcaggaggaggaggacctaGAGGAGAAATCAGTAGAACCTGGTTCATTGCAGTGATCAGTTTATCGGGTCAGCAGGTTAGTTCATATCTTTAAACACAACTGTCAATCatataaacaggaagtgatgtcagtgtcctgacctctgaccctcaGCCAGCTCCGAGGAGATTCAACAGTCAGATCAGTATGACACTAGTAGAGACCTTGGTCTGATGGACTAAGTTAGTCCATCAGACCAGAGTCATAGACAGACATGAACACAGGATGCAACAACTTGCCTTTTGAATCAGTTACAGTGATGGTGATCTGGTGGCTCCTCTGTCCAGAACTGGTTTCACACCAGTAAACGCCGGTGTCTGATTGGGAGAGATTGGAGACGATGCAGGAGGAACCACCAAAGTCTTCATTgtgtcctcctgctgtcctcttCACCGTCCATCCGTCAGCAGTCTGTCCAGCTTCAACACAACTCAGAGAGACCGACTCTTTGATAAAGAACTGAGGACGGTTTGGACTGAGCCTCAGAGAGactggaggacagacagacaggtgatcagacagacaggtgatcagacagacaggtgatcagacagacCTTATTATTTAGTGTCAGTGATTGTTTTCACTTCCATCAGCTCACCTGCAGAAACAGTCAgtccagacagcagcagcacggACACACCTgcaacaggaagtcagaggCCACtgagggtcagaggtcactaaagtaGCCAATGAAATGAGCtataaaaagtttaatttattcCATCAACTGTTTGGaaatgaagaataaaaatgtttggtgtttttcatCAATGTGAAAGGTAAAAGGTCGatctttacatttcttttgaaactccattttaattatttaactgtTATTAATTGATGTATTATAGTTATATTTTCAACTCGTCTGATGAACTTTtactgccttttgtctgtttccaTACATATTTGGATATAAGACATATCAAATATATCAAGCTacttcagaatcagctttattgccaagtaggttttcacatacaaggagtTTGTCTTGGtatttggtgcataacaataaacatagtaagagaaaatagaaaactaaaaagcaaatactgcaaaAGTCAATAACcctaaatataaaacagaaacatttacaaTCCGAAATctgagaaaaaatatgaacagtgtttgtttttaaactaaAGAGCTGTACAGCAGGAATGTGGAAAATATTGACCAGGGAATGTTCACAGTATgaagaatataaaatatgtgcagAGGTGATAATCCAAGAGATGTGCATTAAgcagaaggactccacagtgcgGACTCTTTCCcacccaatgagggtggtgtcgtCCATAAAACTAGAGGAGCTTGAAAGACTgatgactggaggtgcagctgttggtgtacagggagaagagcagaggggaaaggaggCAGCCTTGAggggaaccggtgctgatggtccgggagtctgagacatgtttccccagctTCACGTGCGGCCTcctgtcggacaggaagtctgtgatccacctgcaggtgagAGCTTGTCCTGTAGCAGATCcgggatgatggtgttgaaggcgGAGCTAaagtccacaaacaggatcctggttCCTGAGGAGTCTACGTGCtagaggatgaagtggagggctATGTTTACTGCATggtctacagacctgttggctctgtaggtaaactgcagggggtccaggagagGGTCTGTGATGGCTTTGAGGTGGGACAGCACAAGGCGCtcaaaagattattattatccggctgcccgaatacgtcccttaagactctccagttgatcctgaatgctgcggcacgtgtactgacaagaactaggaaaagagatcatatctctccaatattagcttctctgcactggctccctgtaaaatccagaatagagtttaaaatccttctccacacctacaaagctcttaatggtcaggcaccatcatatcttaaagagctcataataccttattacccgactagaacactgcgctcccaggatgcagggttacttgtggttcctagagtctccaaaagtagaccgggagccagagccttcaggtatcaagctcctctcctgtggaatcagatcccagtttgggttcgggaggcagacaccatgtCCACATTTATGAGCAGgcaagactttcctctttgataaagcttatagttagggctggcttgggtgagtcctgaaccatcccttagttatgctgctataggcctagacttctgggagacttcccatgatgcacctctttcctctctcctcctctccctctccatctggatgcatttttatcccattactgcatgttactaactcgacatcttctctctcccatagttctgtgctttctcgtctctctcctctctccttctgtcgctttcagcaggtatttctgcctccggagctgcagagtctggatctgtggttgtgggccacctgctgcccccatgttgcTGCTTGACAACTGTTCCAGAACAACTAGATCAcatgactttaaaatgttttcacaccAGATGAAGAGCACCAGCgatcaaaatatgaaatcaaaTCCTGTGCAAATTCCAcgtgtttgtttaccttttgCCAGCCCCTGAAATGTTGGCAATATGCTTCAGGAACTAACTCATATGCCTTCAAGAAAGCAGATTTTACCGTATTGTAATCTTTATCTAATCTTTATGTAATCTCAGAAGATGTGCTTGTGCTTTACCTGTAAAGACACACTGTAACGTTAAAGTTCACTCCTCATCAGGCCGGCCTCTTGCATCAGCAAAACGCTCAAACAAGCAAAAGTTtctacattattttcattaaacttTGGCAACAACTTCAAGTTACCTGCAACATCAAAACGTGAACCAGTGGTTTCCTCATTGACTGCAGATATTTTACCTTCCTTAATCAATGCGTTTTTCCAAATCCAGTGTCAGTTGtccctttttaattttttccaaaCTCCTTTTCATGTTCTAACTTCAAAAGCAGCAGTTCTTTCTGCTGTTCAAGTGTTAAGCCAGCCATAGAAGTACTTATCCCACTCTTACCTCCCCCATCCATCAGTACACCACATTCTTCCAAGGTAGCCTTTACGATACTTTTCAGGTTTTCCTTTGTACGTTTGGGCTCAACTTCAACAAAGTAATGCTGAACAATCTTCATCAGCTGTTCGGTACATTGCTCCAGCACCTCATCAGAGAGAGACTGAATGAAATCTTCCACAATGTTAGCCATAACCACGAACCAAATCTAGCAATCAAATGCAAATTGATTGCCAAATCTAGCTATGCAACAAGTGGCCAAAAGAACTGGATTCTCCCCATCCTAAACTAACTAGTAAGATTAACTAGCTACCTAGACTACTTGGGGCGGGTATTTATTCACTGTAACCCAGTGGCACTGGAGGGCAACTGCATACAAACAGGGACCCCCCAAGAAACCCTGGATGTGATCCCGAACCAATTGCTCTGACCACTTTCTCCGTCACAGTAAAAAAACTCCCGCAACAGACCCTCTAGTAGAGCCTGCTGCTACGCCTCACAGAGGAGCTCTATGCTGTGCCagagtggcaaggaaaaacttcctttaagaggcagaaacctcgagcagaaccagactcaatggtgggcggccatccgccgctgccgtgttaggttttgggGTACGGTTGGGGGGCTAGTTAGCTAGTTACCTTAGCCGTCTGTCACTCTGAGTGAGTATTTGGTCGTTTatctagctaacgttagccaacaATGCTAGGTTATCTAGCTATCAAGTTATCAGATTGGTAACATTACTATCTCTTTTTGCAAACCTTGCATCTTGCACGTTGTGTCGGTCATTAGAGAgccatgaaatattaaattacaCTTGACCAGCATTATTAAAACATATCAAACATCCTTTCAGTTAGCTGGCATACATGGAGAGAGACTGAACACGGGGAGAAAACTAAGAAAAGTATGTGAAAGTAAACAAAACGTTGTGACACATCGACGCATATTAGAGCTACGTTGCGTCAACagatacagaaaatacatttgccGTTATGTTACATTACGTAGAAGATTATCCACGGAAGTTTTctgtaacaattattttcattacacacaacacaattcCATGACTTTTGCCAAAACTTTGAAGGATTTGACTTTTCCAGGCCTGGAAAACTAGATTTTGAAATTCCATGACTTTTCAACAACTGTGGGAACCctagtattattttttttattatattattttactatattattgtatatatattataatctATTCCTATATTTTAACTTCTGCACTATTGTATGTCTTATGTCTTAGATTCTCTGCGATTTTCCTTCTATACTTATTGTTTGAGCGTTGAGGAGCCTGAGAATTCAGAATTTCATTGCCAACGACTGcgtcactgtaa
This genomic interval from Siniperca chuatsi isolate FFG_IHB_CAS linkage group LG21, ASM2008510v1, whole genome shotgun sequence contains the following:
- the LOC122868850 gene encoding uncharacterized protein LOC122868850 isoform X1, yielding MKASPVSLLLGVSVLLLSGLTVSAVSLRLSPNRPQFFIKESVSLSCVEAGQTADGWTVKRTAGGHNEDFGGSSCIVSNLSQSDTGVYWCETSSGQRSHQITITVTDSKGPPPPAPPPPPLSSRFLIVAAVAGSLVLVLVLVGMVLLCRNQTDTVRSVQRKHTAGLGLLAAAGVAVLLYGLLVSAASALSVLRLFRHLAVICPYCVSTGLMVSICCSRTTGNKPAVSMEMNQRVGGSHQLDEDYDDVAADVTNEHDF
- the LOC122868850 gene encoding uncharacterized protein LOC122868850 isoform X2 — encoded protein: MKASPVSLLLGVSVLLLSGLTVSAVSLRLSPNRPQFFIKESVSLSCVEAGQTADGWTVKRTAGGHNEDFGGSSCIVSNLSQSDTGVYWCETSSGQRSHQITITVTDSKGPPPPAPPPPPLSSRFLIVAAVAGSLVLVLVLVGMVLLCRNQTDTVRSVQRKHTAASALSVLRLFRHLAVICPYCVSTGLMVSICCSRTTGNKPAVSMEMNQRVGGSHQLDEDYDDVAADVTNEHDF